Below is a genomic region from Mesorhizobium sp..
CACGGCGCGAAGCAGGCGGGATCGGCTCCGGGGCCCGACACGACGGCGGGTCCCGCGAGGGCGAGCTGCGCCGACAGGGCGAGCGCTCCGATGGCGGTGGTGAACTGTAGAAGTCTTCTCATACCTTGTTCCTCCCATGGTTCGCGCCAGGTGGCGGATTGACTGGGCGGGCTGGCGCCGCTCGCCTCAGCTCTTGCCGGGCTGCTGCGCCCGGGAAATTGTCAGGCCGATGCCTCCATCTCCTCGTTGAAGAACTTGAAGCCGGTCATCAGGTGATGCCGCAGCCTGTACTGGAAGGAGAGCAGGTCGCGCGCGGCGAGCGCCTCGACCACGCCTTCGTGCTCGGCATAGGTCTCGGTCTTGAAGGTGCGGCGCGTCTTGCCCTTCTGCATGATCCGCAGGACGACCGGCTTCATCACCGAATAGACGTCGAGGATGGTGTCGTTGCCGAGGATGGAGACCAGCTTGAGGTGAAAGGAGAAGTCCACCTCGGACGCCTCCTGCAGATCCTGAATGCCGGACAGGCGCACATTGATGCGGTGCAGTTCCGATACGTCGCGGTCGCCCAGCCGCTCGATGATGCGGTCGGCCGCCCCCACCTCGATCAGGTCGCGGAATGCCTGCACGTCGGCAAAGGTCTTGCGCGACACCTCCATCGTGTTGAACGAGAACAGCTCGAAGGCACGCGACATGCGGTTGTCGGTGATCGTCGCCCCGACCTTCGGCCTGACCTCGACCATGCCGTAGGCCTTGAGGATGCGCATCGCCTCGCGCACCGTGTTGCGGCTGGCGCCGAAGCGGGCGCACAGTTCGCGCTCCGTCGGCAGGCTGTCGCCGACTTTCAATCCCTCATCAGCGATCAGCTGGCGGATCTGTCGGACCACGACATCGACGGCCGAATCCGCGACCGGAACGGAATCCGACCGCGGCTCAACGGTTGTCGCATCCGCCTTCATCCGCCAGCGCCCGTTCCAAGCATGCCAACCCCCGCCTATTTGTCGGACCAGAACTGGTAAAGATGTAGAAAAAGCGTGTCAATATGGGAGGCGGGAGTAAGATTGAACGAACGACCGCTGCCGCTTTCCGACTCGCTGAACGAGGCTCCGGTGACTCCTCCGACGTCCTCGACAACCGCATCGCCCGATTGACGGACGATCGCCCAGAACGTTATTTGTCCCACCAGATCAGCTCAGCTTCGCGTGATCGCCCGAGCTTTGCAGCCGACCAATACCGGGATGAAGGACTACGATGAGCTTCTTTGCACATGACGAGGACCGAAACGGGGTCTTCCTGGGACGACTTTGGTCGCCGGAGGCCGGAGGGCCGTCGGTGGTCACGTTGCGCGACGGGACGGTGGTCGACATCACCTCGGCCGAGGCGCCGACCGTGTCGGACATCTGCGATATGCCGGCCCCCGACGACTATGTCCGGCAGGCGCCGGGCCGTCCGGTCGGACGGCTTGCCGAGATAGCGGCCAACCGCCCGGGCGATGCACAGCGTCCGCATTTCCTGGCACCCTGCGATCTGCAGGCGGTGAAAGCCTGCGGAGTTACCTTCGCCTCGTCCATGGTCGAACGCGTCATCGAGGAGAAGGCAGCCGGCGACCCGCTCAAGGCGCGTGCCGTGCGCGAGCGCGTCGGCGCGGCGATCGGCGGCTCACTGCGCAACGTCAGGGCAGGTTCCGCGGAAGCGGCGCGGGTGAAGGCGGCGCTGATCGCCGAGGGGCTGTGGAGCCAGTATCTGGAAGTGGGCATCGGCCCGGATGCCGAGGTCTTCTCCAAGGCGCAGGTGCTGTCCTCTGTCGGTCCGGGCGCCGATGTCGGGCTGCATCCGGTATCGAGGTGGAACAATCCCGAGCCGGAAATCGTGCTGGCGGTTTCGTCGCGCGGCCGCATCGTCGGCGCGACGCTCGGCAACGACGTCAACCTGCGCGATGTCGAGGGGCGCTCGGCCCTGCTTTTGTCCAAGGCGAAGGACAACAATGCGAGCTGCGCCATCGGGCCGATGATCCGCCTCTTCGACGGCGCATTCACCCTCGACGCGGTGCGCGCCGCCGAACTCGAACTGACGGTGAGGGGCGAGGACGGATTCACGCTCACCGGGCATTCGTCGATGAAGGAGATCAGCCGCGATCCGGAAGATCTGGTCGCCCAGACCATCGGCCGGCACCACCAATATCCCGACGGGCTGATGCTTTTTCTGGGCACGCTGTTCGCGCCGGTGCAGGACCGCGACGTCCCGGGCGAAGGGTTCACCCATAAGATCGGCGATGTGGTGACCATCGCCTCGCCCGGACTTGGCCGGCTCACCAACACGGTGCGGTTGTCGACCGAGTGCACGGAATGGAGCTTTGGGACGCGCGCGTTGATGCGCAATCTCGCCTCACGCGGACTGATCTGAGTCTCTTGCCCGGCGGCGCCTCGGCCGCCGGTTATCAACGCGCTCTCGGGTCCGGCGCAGAAGACGCCCGGACGCAGGGCGGCACGAAACGTTCCCCGAATGGAACCGCCGGAACGACTCTTCGCCCCCTGCCAGGGCGCAACCCTGTTCAGGCCTCGTCCACGATTCCGTTTCGCAAAACGCCGATCCCGCTGATCTCCACCTCGGCGCGGTCGCCCGGCTTCATGAAGATGGGCGGCTTGCGGGTGAAGCCGACGCCGCCCATCGTGCCGCTCGCAATCAGGTCGCCCGGCTTCAGCGGCAGCCATTCGGAGACGTAGCTGATCAGCTTTGCCACCGGGAAGATCATGTCGCGCGTGTTGGCCTTCTGCAGGACCTGTCCGTTCAGCCGGAACTCGATGTCGAGCACCTGGGGATCCGGGATCTCGTCGGCCGTAACCAGCCAGGGACCCGTACCGCCCGTGCGATAGAAGTTCTTGCCCGGGGCCAGCTGGCGCGTGTGGAACTGATAGTCGCGGATGCTGCCTTCGTTCATGGCGCTGTATCCGAACACGTATTGAAGCGCCTGCTCTGGCTTCACATAACGGGGGACGTTCGCGCCGATCACGACGAGGAGCTCCGCCTCATAGTCGAAATCGCTCGAAACCTTGGGGCGCACCAGATCCACATCATGCCCGGCGAGGGTATCCGCCACCCGTGCGAACATCATCGGATATTTGGGAACTTCCCGCCCCCCGGGAAGGTGGGCATTCGCTTCCGCGACATGGTCATGATAGTTCAGGGCGACGCAGAGGATTTTGTCCGGATTGGGGATCACCGGCAGCAGTACCACGCTGCCGAGGGCCAGTTCGCCGTCACCGGCCGCCAGCGCCGCTTCGGCCTGCGCGCGCCAGTCGGCGGCGGCAATAAACGATTTTAGATCGGGGTAGACGCCACCCAGCCGCGCGACCAGGTCGACGATCCGGTCGCCTTGGACAAGGCCGAAGCTCGTCCCGTTTCGGCTTTCAAAGCTGACAAATTTCATCGCAATGGCGCTCCCCTGTCTGTGGTGTCGCGGACGTTTGATGTGTTCCGGGTCCTAGAATTTCGGCCCGTCGCCTCTAGCGCCCTCTGCGAACGTAAGTCCGCCGAGACGCGCGTGAATTCTCCCGCCGTTCGCCATGGCCAACGCGAAGACAACTTCGTCGGGCTTCGGCGCGTCGGCGATACTGATGTCGATGCCGTCGAAGTGACTGCGCACCCAGGGGCTGTGCACGCTGACCATCGGGATGTGCAGCCGCTCGCCGACATTGCCCATGATCTGGCCGGCGCTGACGAAGCCGCGCACGCCGAGGAGCTTTTTGAGACCGGCTCCTCCCGGAGCGTGCCAGGCTGCGCCGTGCTCGATCTCACCGTTGACGCCGACGATGGTTCCCTTGCCGAAAGACTGGATCTCGCCGGCCGGAACGCCGATCGCGTCGAGCAGCTTTCGGGCTAGGGATTCGCCCAGGCCTTCCAAGGCCTTCATCCATTCGGTCAAATCCTCGACATATCGGCCGGCAAAGGGATTGGCGACCACCGCCGCGACGGCAGCCTTGCGCAAAGGACGTTCGGATGGCCGCCCCCCGTCGTGCCAGACGTCCTCGACGAACAGAGCGGTCTTCCTGCATTCGATGGCAATCATGGTTCCCCGGCGTCCCGCATTCGCGCACGGAGGCAGGCGCGATAAGCCTACCGCCCTGCCCCTTCTGTTCGAATAGCGCTACCAGAAATTTCGCAGCTCGTCTATAATTTCGAAAAATTTCGTTATGCTAGACAAACTTTAGAACGTGTTATATTCCTCGCGCCCAACCACGGCCGACCGATCCGACATGCGAGCGGTGTCGATAGGGTACTGGAATAGGCTGGGAGGAATCGATGACGTCTCATATTGGCAATCTCGACATCGCGTTTCGCAAAGCCCGTCCGGCGGACCATCCAGCCGCGCGCTATCCGGGTCTGAGACCGGCGCAGAAGCGGTTCGCCAAGGGCGAGACGGCGCGGGAGGGCGGACTGCCGCTGCCGTGCGACATCGTCATGGATCAGGACGTTGCGGTCACGTTGCGCGACGGCACGCGCATCTATGTCGACATCTTCCGGCCGGCCGATCACGAGCAGCGCCTGCCCACCTTGCTGGCCTGGAGCCCCTACGGCAAGCAGGGCGGCATCATCACCTTCGACGACCTGCCGGTGCGTGGCGGCGTCCCGGTCGACTCCGTGTCGGGGCTCGAAATTTTCGAGGGGCCGGATCCGGCCTATTGGTGCGCGCATGGCTATGCCGTGGTCAACGCCGACGCCCGCGGCGCGATGAGCAGCGAAGGCGACCTGCATTGCTGGGGCCGCCAGGAAGGCCGCGACGGCCATGACCTCGTCGAATGGATCGCAGCCCAGCCGTGGAGCAACGGCAAGGTCGGGCTCACCGGAACGTCGTGGCTGGCGATCGTGCAGTGGTTCATCGCCGCGGAACGGCCGCCCCATCTCGCGGCGATCTCGCCCTGCGAGGGGTGGACCGATCTCTACCGCTGCGACGTCGTGCGGGGCGGCATCCCCGATGTCGGCTTCAACGACTTCATGCTATCGAAGTTTGCCGGCGGCGGCGGGGTCGAGGACATCCCCGCGATGGTACGGTCCGCCCCGTTGATGAATGCCTATTGGCAGGACAAGATTCCCGATCTGGGCAGCATTACCGTGCCGGCCTACGTCATCTCGAGTTGGACCAACCTCATCCACTCGATCGGCACGATGGACGGCTGGCGGGGAATCGCGTCGAGCCAGAAATGGCTTCGAGTCCACAACACCCATGAATGGACACACTATTATCGCGAAGCCGACGATCTGCGGCGCTTCTTCGACCGGTTCCTGAAGGGCGTGGAGAACGGGTGGGATGAGACGCCTCGGGTTCGCATGGCGGTACTTGATCCCGGCGGCAAAGATATAGTCGACCGGCCAGAGACCGATTTTCCGCTGCCGCGGACGGTCTATACTCCCCTTTATCTGGATGCGAGGACAGGATCGCTCGAAGGTGACCTGCCTGTGACGGCTGCCTCCGTGGACTACGACCCTGCCGACAAGGCCAGCCGCGCGACTTTCGCTCATCGCTTCGACCGGGATACCGAGATCGCGGGCTACATCAAATTGCGCGTGTGGCTGTCGGCTATCGACGCCGATGACCTGGATATCTACGTCGAGGTGCGCAAGCTGGATTCGGAGGGGCGGCATCTAGGAGCCCGCACCTTCCTGCCGCCCGGCGTGTCGCGCGACGATCTGCCTGAAGACCCGGAAAACCAGTCGGGCATGATCGTCTTCTCGGGGGCCAAGGGGATGCAACGCGCATCCCTGCGGGCCGTCGACCCCGAGCGTTCCGGACCGGCGATGCCGTATCATACTTTCGACAGGGTCCAGAAACTGGCGCCGGACGAAATCGTGCCGGTGGACGTACAGATCTGGCCACTGGGAATGCGTTGGTCGGCCGGGCAACAGATCCAGCTCGTCATCGCGGGTCAGAAGATTTCGGGCGTCGAGTTTCCCGGCCTCGAAGGGCCGGACACCGTCAATCGCGGCCGCCATGTGGTTCACACCGGCGGCGCATATGATTCCCATCTGATCTTGCCCGTCACCATTTGACCTGCGGCGCGCCTGCCCGGGCGGCCCGGTGTGCGAGGGACGAGCATTCACCAAGGAGGACTGACGTGAAAACCGCAATCATCGGAGCGACCGGCACGATCGGCAAGCTCGTTACGAAGCAACTCCTCGATCGCGGCCATCCCGTGACCGCGATCGCGCGCAATCCCGATACGCTCGACGATCATCCGCTCCTGACCCGAAAGGCCGCCGACATCTTCAAGTTCGATCAGCTCGGGCCTGCCCTGTCCGGCCACGACTCGCTGGTCGTCGCCTTTGCGCCGCAGGACAATGCCTATATCGGCTATATGCAACTCGTCGAAGCCGCCTGGCGGATCAAGCGGGCGTTCAAGCAGGTCATCCCCGACGCCTACTTCCTGAATGTCGGCGGCGCCTCGAGCCTCTGGACTCCGCGCGGCTTCCAGATGTTCGAGGATCCGGGTTGGCCGCAGTGGTTCTTCAATGCCGCGCCGGCGGCGCATTGGCGCAGGCTCTACACGTTGAGCGGTGGCTTGCCCGCCTTCAAGGAAATGGCCGAGCAGCGCGAGCAGATCCTGGCGGATCCGTCGAAGGATCCCTATTCCGATTTCACCGGCGAGACGATCCACGCCTGGTATCGACAGATCGACAAGATCTTTGGCAAGGGCATGGGCGGACGGGCTCAGCTGGAATATTTCGAATGCGACCTCAGCTTCCGTTGGAGCTTCGTCTCGCCGCCCTGGCTGCTCGGAATGCCTGAAGTCACGGGCAAGTATCGCACCACGATCGACACGCTGCCGGTCGAGAACGGGCAGCCGGCCGGCATTTCGGTGGACGACCTGGCGCTGGCCATCGCCGACACGGCCGAGAAGCAGGGCTTCGTTCACCAGCACTGGAGTGCTGCGCGCGTGCTGCCGGAAGGCGTTACCGGTTGATCCTGGCCCGTGTCCGGGGCGCGCTCCAACTCGCTGTCGGCCGGAGCGCGGCCCGGAACAACTGCCCGCTCCCTCGGAGCGTCAGGCCGCCTCTGTCTTGATGTCGTCTGGAAAGAGGCGGCTGGCAAAGACGAGGACGTTGTCGGTCGTTTCGCGGATGTGCCGCTCGATCAGATCGAGCGCCTCCGCGGATCGGTCGAGGACGGCATCCCTGATCGCCTTGTGTTCGGTATCCTTGGGTCGCCATTGGGTCCTGAACTGCGAGGCCATGCGCCGATAGCGGTGCGCCCTGTCGAACAGCTTCTGACGCATCTCGAGAAGCAGCGGAGAACGGCAGGCACAAACGAGCGACCAGTGGAACTTGCTGTGCAACGCCGCCCAGTCCGCATCGAAATAGTACTGCTCGCCGAGCCGCTCCTGCAACCGTTCCATCCTATGATAGCTCGCCAGGATACCGGCTTCCCACGCATCGTCGCCATATTGCATCGACAGGCGCATAAGTTCGCGATCCAGAAGAACCCGAGCATTGGTCAGATCCAGCAGGTCTGCGACGGAAACCGGAGCGACCGCGAAGCCACGCTGGCCTTCCGAAATCGCCAGTCCTTCTTCCGACAGCCGGGCCAGGGCCTCCCGAAGCGTCGAAAAGCTAACCTCGTAGCGATCTTTCAGAACCTCGAAGCGCAGCTTGTCGCCGGGCTTCAGCCGGCAGCTCAGGATGTCGTCGCGCATGCGATGCAGCACATCGCCCGCGCGAGTCTCCCCCTTGGTCTTCATGCCGGCCACCTCACGACTTGACGCGATTTGCATGATTACCTCTAACGTCCGCAGAACAAATTTCAACCTATACCATTCTTTCGCAAATCGGAAGGATTTTCGTATCTAGACTTCAGGCGGTCGGCGCAAAGGCCCCGTTTGCGCAGCCAATCCGAGGCGAAACCGCGCACTGGCGGATGCAAGCCGAGGAGCGATATTTCGTAATAAACGATTATTTCGAAAATACTTGCGTTTGGGTATCCTGCGTTCTAAGAGAGAGCCGGCTATCAGGCCGCGTCAATTCAAGTGGAGGAAACGGAATGGCCCAGCTCGTTCATGCGATAGGGCATATCAAGGTCAATGCGAGCAACCTAGACGATCTGGTCCGCGACTCCACCGACATACTCGGTCTGCGCGTGACTCGGCAGACCGGAAACGAGGCCTGGCTGAGTTCCAACGGGCGCCTGGCGGAACTGGTGGTGATCCAAGCCGGCGAAAACTCCGCCCACACGATCGGGCTGGAAGCGCTCACCGCCGCCGATGTGAGCGCCGCTGCGGGCCGCGTCGAGGCTGCCGGGTGCAGGATCGTCGCCGACGCTCCGAGCATGGACTGCATGGACGCGGGCGTTACCTTCACGACCCCGCAGGGCCTGCGCTTCGAAATCCATACCCCCATTCGCGACACGATGTACAAGCCGCGCCACGACACCGTCGGCGTGGGACCGCGCCGCTTGGATCACATCAACATTCTGACCCCCGATCCGTTGGCGACCCAGGCGCAACTGCAGGCGATCGGCGATCTGCGCGTCGCGGAGAAGCTGGTCGACAACTCGCTGACCTGGCTCTACGGCGGCAACCGCCAGCACCACATCCTGGGCCTGGTGAAGAGCCACGCACCGGGCCTGCACCACTATTCGTTCGAGTTCACCGAGTTCAACATGTACTGCCGGCTCGGCGACATTCTGGACCGGCACGACCGTCAGGTCCTGTGGGGACCCGGCCGGCATCGCCCGGGCGACAATACCTACGCGTATTACCTCGATTCGAGCGGCGCGATGGTCGAGTGCTCCGGTCCCATGTCCACCGTCGCCGACGAAGCTCATTTCCAACCGCGAATTGTCACCAATCTCGCGCGCCCCGGCAATGTTCGCGACATGAACGTCTGGGGCTCCCCCTCGCCGCTCGAGTGGCGGCAGCACTTTCATCCGTTCGCGGCGCTTGATTAACTCCCGTTCTGCGCGGGAGTTGTTCCGGTCTCTCAAGCCTGTGGCGAGGTGCGTCCCCATGGGGGCGCTTTGCGACCAAATCCGGCGGGATCAGATCGGCATATTCCTCTCATAGGAGTGACATATCGTGCTTGCCAGAATCGACCGAGCCGCCCTAGCCGCCACCGAACGCCTAGCGGCGATCGGCGTTCTGGCAATCATCGGGGTCGGGATGGTCACCGTTCTCGACGTCTTCCTTCGGGAAATGTTCTCAAGTCCGATCCGCGGCCTGAACGAGATCACCCAGCCTCTCATGGCGGTCGGCATCGCCCTTTGTCTGCCTGCCGGCGTGATGGGCAGGGTCCACATCACGATCGAGATCGCCAAGTCGCTGGTCGGCAGCACGGCCTATGCCTGGTTGAGAGTATTGGGCGCAGCCGCGCTGCTTCTGTTCCTCGCCGTCGTATCCTTCCGGCTGTGGGCGCAGGCGGACAGGGCAAGCACCCTCGGAAGCACGACCGCCGTCCTCAATCTGCCGCTTGGTCCGCTCCTCAAGGCTGCGACCGCTGCCATTGCACTGGCCGTACCTCTTCAGCTGATCCCCTTGGCCCGAACCGTCGCGGACGCGTACGAGGCGAGCCGACGCGGCTTCATCGGCGTCGTGGCGACCCTTGCCGTTCTCGCCGTCCTCGTTTTCGTCTTTCGGGAACCCCTGAGCCGATCGCTGGCCGCGTTCGCAGACATGCCGGCGAGCTATCTGGCGCTTGTCTGCTTCGCGTTGATTTGGCTCTCGGCGCTCCTGACAATTCCGGTTGGCGCCGCCATGGGTCTCGCCGGTTTGCTGGGGAGCCTGCTCTTGCTGGGGACCGGTCCGGGCCTTGCGATGTTCGGAACCAAGATCCAGGAGATGCTGTTCAACGACAGCCTGGCCGTCCTGCCCCTCTTCCTGCTCATGGGCTCGTTTGCCACGCTCGCGGGCATGTCTTCGGAAATCTACCGTTGCGCCCACACGATCGTCGGGCATTTCCGCGGCGGACTCGCGATCGCCACCGTCCTCGGCTCGGCCGGATTCGGCGCCCTCACCGGCTCCTCACTCGCCACCTCCGCCACGATCGGAAAGGTGTCGCTGCCGGAGATGGCCGCGCGCGGATACAACCGATCCTTGGCTGCCGGTACCGTCGCCGCCGGCGGCACGCTCGGCCAACTTGTCCCGCCGTCGACGATCATCGTGATCTATGCCCTCCTGGCCGAGGAATCGATCGGCACCCTCTTCATAGCGAGCATCGGCCCGGCTCTTCTCACGGTGGTACTCTACGTCGCCGCCATCTTGGTCACGACATCGATCCGACCCGCCTGGTCGCCCGCCGGCCGGCGCAGCAGCATCCGGGAAATTGTCCAGTCGCTGGTCGGCGCCTGGAAGGCGGTTCTGCTGATCGGCGTCGTGATCGGCGGCATTTACACCGGTGCCTTCACCGACGTCGAAGCGGCCTCCGTCGGGGTCATCGGCGCCTTTGCCGTGGCGCTGTACAAAGGCACCGTGAGACGCGAAACGTTCTGGCAGGTCATGCGTGAGACCACGAGTACCGTGTCCCTGATCTACCTCCTCATCTTCGGCGCAATCAGCTTCGCGTTCCTGATGGGCATATCCGGATTGCCCGATCTGTTCGTCGCGACGATGACGTCGATCACCAGCGATCCGCTGGTGATCGTCCTGATGATCTCCCTGTTGTATCTGGTGCTCGGCACGGTCATGGACAGCACAGCGATCATGATCATCGCCGTTCCCGTCTTCCTGCCGCTTATCGTCCAATTGGGCCTCGATCCGATATGGTGGGCGATCCTCACCGTATGCCTGGTCGAGATCGGCCTGATCTCCCCGCCTTTCGGCCTCAATCTTTTCGTCATGAAGTCGATTGACCCGAAGCTGACGCTTACCGACGTCTACCGCGGGGTTACACCGTTCATCATCGCCGACATCCTCAAACTCGCCCTCCTGATCGCATTTCCCATCATCACGCTGTGGCTGCCCGGAACGAGGTAGGCGCGGGTTCCGGCACCGCACACACGCGACGAGAAACGATTTGCTTGCAAGCGTCGCACCTCACATTCTTGTCAGGAATTTCGAAAATATCTTTTATTGGCGAAAATAATGCGCTATAAGCAACAATAAGATGAGATAGGGGAGCGATTGGGTGGAAGGGACGGGGGATCGGCTGCGGCTCGGCGCCATTGCGGGAAGCCTGCGCAAGAAATCTTTCAGCCGCGCCCTGACGCGTTGCCTGAACGGTCTGGCGCCGCTGAACGTTACTGTCCAGGAACTGCCGTCGATCGGCGCGCTGCCCCTTTTCAACCAGGACATCCTCGACGAAGGCGGTATCCCGGCGCCGCTCGCCGAGCTGACTGAAGCGATCGCGACGATGCAGGGACTGATCTTCGTATCGCCCGAGTACAACTGGTCGATACCCGGTGTCCTGAAAAACGCGATCGACTGGATCTCCCGGCTGAATCCCGCTCCACTGCAGGACAAACCCGTGATCATCTTCACCTGCTCGCCGGGCCTGCTCGGCGGGGCACGGGCGCATGCGCCGCTCCGCAATGTCCTGCACTCGCTCGATTGCAGGATTCTCGCGCGTCCGGAGGTTCAGATCTCGCAGATCCGGACGAAGCTGTCGGATGACATGTCTTCGATCGCCGATACCGCGACGGCCGAGTTCGTCGCCCAGCGTCTTGCCGCGTTCAGCGAATTCGCCCGGAGGAATTCACAGCATCTGGTTTCGTGAATGGTCTTCAACACCGTTATGGGAGGTAAACTGCAATGAACATGAAGGTACTGCTGAAATCGTTGGTCCTGGGGCTCGGTCTGACAACGGGTGCGAGCGCGGAACCGATCGAGTTGAAGTTTGCGGTCTCCGCACCGCCGCAGGTTCACTACAACCAGAAGGTCCTCATCCCGTGGGCAGAAAAGGTCACCGCGGACTCGGGGGGCACCATCGTCGTCAAGATGTATTTCGCGGGCGCCCTCGGCAAGGCGGGACAGTTCCTCGAAGTCGTCCAGAGCGGCGCCGCGGATATCGCGATGGACATCTCGTCCTATTACCCCGGGCGGTTTCCCCAGACGGATGTCTCCTATCTCCCCGGCCTGATCGGGGATGATGCGGTCAAGGCGTCGAAGGCCTTGTGGTCCATGTACGAACAAGGGGCTTTCGACAAGGACTTCGCCGGCCTCAAGCTGCTCGCAGTCAGCACGCCGACGGCGGCAATGTTAATGACCACCAAGACCCCCGTCACCGCTCCCGCGGATGCGAAAGGTCTGAAGATCGGTGCCGGCGGCAAAGTCAAGGCTGCCATCCTGGATTCCGTCGGCGCAGCCATGATCAGTCTGGATGCGTTCAACATGTATCAGTCGCTCGGACGCGGCGTGGTCGATGGCGTGATCACCCATTTCACCGGCATTGCGCCATTCAAGCTTCACGAGGTCGGCAAGTTCTACACACAGATCCCCCTCGGAGGATCGTTCACCCCCGTCTTCATGGCGAAGGAACGTTTCGATTCCCTGCCCGAGGCCGCGCGCGCGGCGATCGAAAAGAACTCGGGCGAGGCAATGTCGATCGCGATGGGCGAGGTGTGGCGCGATGCGCACGCCCA
It encodes:
- a CDS encoding GntR family transcriptional regulator encodes the protein MKTKGETRAGDVLHRMRDDILSCRLKPGDKLRFEVLKDRYEVSFSTLREALARLSEEGLAISEGQRGFAVAPVSVADLLDLTNARVLLDRELMRLSMQYGDDAWEAGILASYHRMERLQERLGEQYYFDADWAALHSKFHWSLVCACRSPLLLEMRQKLFDRAHRYRRMASQFRTQWRPKDTEHKAIRDAVLDRSAEALDLIERHIRETTDNVLVFASRLFPDDIKTEAA
- a CDS encoding fumarylacetoacetate hydrolase family protein; the encoded protein is MKFVSFESRNGTSFGLVQGDRIVDLVARLGGVYPDLKSFIAAADWRAQAEAALAAGDGELALGSVVLLPVIPNPDKILCVALNYHDHVAEANAHLPGGREVPKYPMMFARVADTLAGHDVDLVRPKVSSDFDYEAELLVVIGANVPRYVKPEQALQYVFGYSAMNEGSIRDYQFHTRQLAPGKNFYRTGGTGPWLVTADEIPDPQVLDIEFRLNGQVLQKANTRDMIFPVAKLISYVSEWLPLKPGDLIASGTMGGVGFTRKPPIFMKPGDRAEVEISGIGVLRNGIVDEA
- a CDS encoding fumarylacetoacetate hydrolase family protein — protein: MSFFAHDEDRNGVFLGRLWSPEAGGPSVVTLRDGTVVDITSAEAPTVSDICDMPAPDDYVRQAPGRPVGRLAEIAANRPGDAQRPHFLAPCDLQAVKACGVTFASSMVERVIEEKAAGDPLKARAVRERVGAAIGGSLRNVRAGSAEAARVKAALIAEGLWSQYLEVGIGPDAEVFSKAQVLSSVGPGADVGLHPVSRWNNPEPEIVLAVSSRGRIVGATLGNDVNLRDVEGRSALLLSKAKDNNASCAIGPMIRLFDGAFTLDAVRAAELELTVRGEDGFTLTGHSSMKEISRDPEDLVAQTIGRHHQYPDGLMLFLGTLFAPVQDRDVPGEGFTHKIGDVVTIASPGLGRLTNTVRLSTECTEWSFGTRALMRNLASRGLI
- a CDS encoding CocE/NonD family hydrolase, with product MTSHIGNLDIAFRKARPADHPAARYPGLRPAQKRFAKGETAREGGLPLPCDIVMDQDVAVTLRDGTRIYVDIFRPADHEQRLPTLLAWSPYGKQGGIITFDDLPVRGGVPVDSVSGLEIFEGPDPAYWCAHGYAVVNADARGAMSSEGDLHCWGRQEGRDGHDLVEWIAAQPWSNGKVGLTGTSWLAIVQWFIAAERPPHLAAISPCEGWTDLYRCDVVRGGIPDVGFNDFMLSKFAGGGGVEDIPAMVRSAPLMNAYWQDKIPDLGSITVPAYVISSWTNLIHSIGTMDGWRGIASSQKWLRVHNTHEWTHYYREADDLRRFFDRFLKGVENGWDETPRVRMAVLDPGGKDIVDRPETDFPLPRTVYTPLYLDARTGSLEGDLPVTAASVDYDPADKASRATFAHRFDRDTEIAGYIKLRVWLSAIDADDLDIYVEVRKLDSEGRHLGARTFLPPGVSRDDLPEDPENQSGMIVFSGAKGMQRASLRAVDPERSGPAMPYHTFDRVQKLAPDEIVPVDVQIWPLGMRWSAGQQIQLVIAGQKISGVEFPGLEGPDTVNRGRHVVHTGGAYDSHLILPVTI
- a CDS encoding NAD(P)-dependent oxidoreductase, whose protein sequence is MKTAIIGATGTIGKLVTKQLLDRGHPVTAIARNPDTLDDHPLLTRKAADIFKFDQLGPALSGHDSLVVAFAPQDNAYIGYMQLVEAAWRIKRAFKQVIPDAYFLNVGGASSLWTPRGFQMFEDPGWPQWFFNAAPAAHWRRLYTLSGGLPAFKEMAEQREQILADPSKDPYSDFTGETIHAWYRQIDKIFGKGMGGRAQLEYFECDLSFRWSFVSPPWLLGMPEVTGKYRTTIDTLPVENGQPAGISVDDLALAIADTAEKQGFVHQHWSAARVLPEGVTG
- a CDS encoding amino acid synthesis family protein yields the protein MIAIECRKTALFVEDVWHDGGRPSERPLRKAAVAAVVANPFAGRYVEDLTEWMKALEGLGESLARKLLDAIGVPAGEIQSFGKGTIVGVNGEIEHGAAWHAPGGAGLKKLLGVRGFVSAGQIMGNVGERLHIPMVSVHSPWVRSHFDGIDISIADAPKPDEVVFALAMANGGRIHARLGGLTFAEGARGDGPKF
- a CDS encoding GntR family transcriptional regulator; the protein is MKADATTVEPRSDSVPVADSAVDVVVRQIRQLIADEGLKVGDSLPTERELCARFGASRNTVREAMRILKAYGMVEVRPKVGATITDNRMSRAFELFSFNTMEVSRKTFADVQAFRDLIEVGAADRIIERLGDRDVSELHRINVRLSGIQDLQEASEVDFSFHLKLVSILGNDTILDVYSVMKPVVLRIMQKGKTRRTFKTETYAEHEGVVEALAARDLLSFQYRLRHHLMTGFKFFNEEMEASA
- a CDS encoding VOC family protein → MAQLVHAIGHIKVNASNLDDLVRDSTDILGLRVTRQTGNEAWLSSNGRLAELVVIQAGENSAHTIGLEALTAADVSAAAGRVEAAGCRIVADAPSMDCMDAGVTFTTPQGLRFEIHTPIRDTMYKPRHDTVGVGPRRLDHINILTPDPLATQAQLQAIGDLRVAEKLVDNSLTWLYGGNRQHHILGLVKSHAPGLHHYSFEFTEFNMYCRLGDILDRHDRQVLWGPGRHRPGDNTYAYYLDSSGAMVECSGPMSTVADEAHFQPRIVTNLARPGNVRDMNVWGSPSPLEWRQHFHPFAALD